A portion of the Halodesulfovibrio aestuarii DSM 17919 = ATCC 29578 genome contains these proteins:
- a CDS encoding cytochrome c3 family protein produces the protein MPQSNDRKYRKKLLLVGGVAGVVLSIVLVLASGHMITLTNTDTFCVTCHSMKPFRQAWAASVHGGDNPQGVVAQCVDCHLPHGTLVEYVAAKAYTGTRDIIMNMIIDPYEYDWSQRRKYREEFTYDESCRKCHAKLLAPKIGIKGILAHREYLRKENKLRCVKCHEHAGHKDMMYYVNKYFNRDS, from the coding sequence ATGCCTCAGAGCAACGATAGGAAGTACCGAAAAAAACTATTGTTGGTAGGGGGTGTAGCCGGTGTGGTATTAAGTATCGTCTTAGTATTGGCCTCGGGTCATATGATTACATTGACGAATACTGATACTTTTTGTGTGACGTGTCATTCTATGAAACCGTTCAGGCAGGCGTGGGCTGCATCGGTACACGGAGGGGATAACCCACAAGGGGTTGTTGCCCAATGTGTTGATTGTCATCTGCCACATGGCACTCTCGTAGAGTACGTTGCAGCAAAGGCGTATACCGGTACACGTGATATCATAATGAATATGATTATAGACCCCTATGAGTATGACTGGTCACAGCGGCGGAAGTACCGTGAAGAGTTTACGTACGATGAATCCTGTCGGAAATGTCATGCAAAATTATTAGCACCGAAAATTGGTATTAAAGGTATTTTGGCGCACCGCGAATATTTACGGAAAGAGAATAAATTACGGTGTGTAAAATGCCACGAGCATGCAGGGCATAAGGACATGATGTATTACGTGAATAAGTATTTTAACAGGGATTCATAA
- a CDS encoding multiheme c-type cytochrome, with protein MMIRRTLVIMLAMVICSILGAGYAVAQESVQKVPKAMSQGDATLGGIHKQILVQRGLSEAAKKCIECHAKETPGIVDNWRNGRMAHAQVSCYDCHVVEKTSPMASQCNGVRGTNIYTSPMVSSKTCSRCHPVEVSQFLESSHAKPASEPIMNNPTFNKLMYYYEGLEFTGVDRNSPEGMAPRASGCQMCHGTIIQLGADNKPVNMTWPAGPGQRYPDGSVGNCSVCHTRHMFSIAEARKPESCGTCHLGPDHPNIEIYEQSKHGQIYAAHEADWNFGAAPDTWEPGDYDAPTCAVCHLSGIGELSTTHNPETRLKWQLYSKRSEIRSGTRGAGEEGAKRMRLVCTNCHSTLHTDSTMATLDASVALYNIYWDKAVAMKKELAEKKLLGDDPWKDGFQRLMYYLWHHEGRRARQGAAMNGPDYAHWHGFFQLFQMFMDMQAIYDWRIKNGKIEDLTNVACPGPD; from the coding sequence ATGATGATACGGAGGACTTTGGTAATCATGCTTGCAATGGTTATATGCAGCATCTTGGGTGCTGGATATGCCGTGGCTCAGGAGAGTGTGCAGAAAGTACCAAAAGCTATGTCACAGGGGGATGCAACCCTTGGAGGAATACACAAGCAGATTCTCGTACAGCGTGGCCTTTCTGAAGCGGCTAAAAAATGTATTGAATGCCATGCAAAGGAAACTCCCGGTATTGTAGATAACTGGAGAAACGGGCGCATGGCTCATGCGCAGGTTTCTTGTTATGATTGCCATGTTGTAGAAAAAACTTCTCCAATGGCCAGTCAGTGTAACGGCGTTCGGGGAACAAATATTTACACCAGTCCGATGGTTTCTTCAAAAACCTGTTCCCGTTGCCATCCTGTAGAGGTATCGCAGTTCCTTGAAAGTTCTCATGCAAAACCGGCATCAGAGCCTATTATGAATAATCCGACTTTCAATAAGTTGATGTATTACTACGAAGGTCTTGAGTTTACCGGTGTTGATCGTAACAGCCCTGAAGGCATGGCACCACGTGCTTCCGGTTGTCAGATGTGTCACGGTACTATTATTCAACTCGGTGCTGACAATAAGCCTGTCAACATGACATGGCCTGCCGGCCCCGGTCAGCGTTATCCGGACGGTTCTGTAGGGAACTGTTCTGTATGCCACACCCGTCATATGTTCTCTATTGCTGAAGCACGGAAACCGGAATCTTGTGGTACTTGCCATCTTGGGCCAGACCATCCGAATATTGAAATTTATGAGCAATCCAAACATGGTCAGATTTATGCTGCTCATGAAGCAGATTGGAATTTTGGTGCAGCACCGGATACATGGGAACCGGGAGATTATGATGCCCCTACTTGTGCTGTATGTCATTTGAGTGGCATTGGTGAATTGAGTACTACCCATAATCCTGAAACACGTCTCAAGTGGCAACTCTACAGTAAGCGTTCTGAGATTAGATCAGGCACACGCGGCGCTGGTGAAGAAGGTGCCAAACGTATGCGTTTGGTATGTACGAACTGCCACTCCACACTCCATACAGATTCAACAATGGCTACACTTGATGCTTCTGTTGCGCTCTATAATATCTACTGGGATAAAGCTGTAGCTATGAAGAAAGAACTCGCTGAGAAGAAACTACTTGGTGACGATCCTTGGAAGGACGGCTTCCAGCGGCTGATGTACTACCTCTGGCATCATGAAGGCCGTCGAGCCCGTCAAGGTGCCGCTATGAACGGGCCTGATTATGCTCACTGGCACGGCTTCTTCCAGCTCTTCCAGATGTTCATGGACATGCAGGCCATTTATGACTGGCGCATTAAAAATGGCAAAATAGAAGATCTGACTAATGTTGCCTGTCCTGGTCCTGACTAG
- the thiS gene encoding sulfur carrier protein ThiS codes for MQLTVNGQMQLCNDDTTLLEYLQGNGVDVKAIVVELNRTVVKADDFGTTVLNDGDVLEILQFVGGG; via the coding sequence ATGCAGCTAACTGTAAATGGTCAGATGCAACTGTGCAATGACGACACAACCCTGCTTGAATATCTGCAGGGCAACGGCGTGGATGTAAAAGCGATTGTCGTAGAACTGAATCGAACCGTTGTGAAGGCTGATGATTTTGGAACTACCGTACTTAATGACGGGGATGTATTGGAAATCCTGCAATTCGTAGGAGGGGGCTAA
- a CDS encoding thiazole synthase: MEANNNDALVIGGVSLTSRLFTGTGKYGSDTIIPDVCEASGSQVITVALRRVDTNAATGNVMQHIPEHMQLLPNTSGARNADEAVRIARLARAAGCGDWIKIEVISDNKYLLPDGYETAKATEILAKEGFVVLPYVNADLYVARDLVNAGAAAVMPLGAPIGSNRGLMTKEMVRILIDEIALPIIVDAGIGAPSQACEAMEMGAAACLVNTAIAASGDPVAMGRAFGEAVRAGRAAYLAQTATVSTGTADASSPLTGFLGGM; this comes from the coding sequence ATGGAAGCGAACAACAACGACGCACTGGTTATCGGCGGAGTCAGCCTGACCAGCAGACTTTTCACCGGAACCGGTAAATATGGCTCAGATACAATCATTCCTGATGTGTGCGAAGCGTCCGGATCTCAGGTTATCACTGTAGCGTTACGAAGAGTCGACACAAACGCTGCAACAGGGAATGTAATGCAGCACATCCCTGAGCACATGCAACTGTTGCCGAACACCTCCGGTGCGCGCAATGCCGACGAAGCAGTTCGAATTGCTCGCTTGGCGCGCGCGGCCGGGTGTGGTGACTGGATTAAAATTGAAGTTATCTCCGACAATAAATACTTATTGCCGGACGGGTACGAAACCGCAAAGGCTACAGAAATCCTTGCTAAAGAAGGGTTTGTTGTTCTGCCGTATGTAAATGCGGATTTGTATGTTGCGCGCGATCTGGTGAATGCCGGAGCCGCAGCCGTAATGCCTCTTGGTGCTCCTATCGGCAGTAACCGCGGGCTGATGACAAAAGAAATGGTTCGTATTCTGATTGATGAGATTGCATTACCGATTATTGTTGATGCAGGAATAGGCGCTCCGTCTCAGGCGTGTGAGGCTATGGAAATGGGTGCAGCAGCTTGTCTGGTAAATACCGCCATCGCAGCCTCCGGAGACCCTGTGGCAATGGGGCGGGCTTTTGGTGAAGCTGTCCGTGCAGGCCGCGCTGCGTATCTTGCGCAGACTGCAACCGTATCAACAGGCACTGCTGATGCCTCATCTCCTTTGACCGGCTTTTTAGGCGGTATGTAA
- the thiH gene encoding 2-iminoacetate synthase ThiH, whose product MGFSEILSQYDSLDMATYLAAVTPADVERVLAKHSLTPLDYLTLLSPAAEGMLEAMAQKANGISMRHFGKTIQLFTPLYLANFCTNQCVYCGFNTANRIPRSQLSADEVRKEGEAIAATGLKHLLILTGDAPSKSTVEYIGDCAKILGEYFPSVSIEVYALTQDEYAYLETCGVDGLTLFQETYNKTLYKELHPKGPKRNYDFRLDAPERGCQAGFRSVTIGALLGLEAVWQRDAFFTGLHAGYLQDNYPGTSIAISPPRMRPHVGSYEPASIVTDRNLVQYVLALRIFLHNVGITVSTRESASLRDNMMPLGVTKMSAGVTTAVGGHTAEDNGTAQFDISDPRSVEEMCRAIESKGFQPVFKDWQPF is encoded by the coding sequence ATGGGATTTTCTGAGATTCTTTCGCAGTACGATTCGTTGGATATGGCAACGTATCTGGCAGCAGTTACGCCTGCCGATGTGGAGAGAGTGCTTGCAAAGCACTCGTTGACGCCACTCGATTACCTGACGTTGCTTTCTCCTGCAGCGGAGGGCATGCTTGAGGCCATGGCACAGAAAGCCAATGGCATTTCTATGCGTCACTTTGGAAAGACAATTCAACTCTTTACACCACTGTATCTTGCAAACTTTTGTACCAACCAGTGTGTATATTGCGGATTTAATACTGCAAACCGTATTCCGCGATCACAACTTTCTGCGGATGAGGTACGTAAAGAAGGTGAAGCAATTGCGGCAACCGGATTGAAGCATCTCCTTATTCTAACGGGAGATGCCCCGTCTAAGTCGACAGTAGAGTATATTGGAGACTGTGCCAAAATTTTAGGCGAGTACTTCCCTTCGGTCAGTATCGAAGTTTACGCGCTGACACAGGATGAATACGCGTACCTTGAAACATGCGGCGTTGACGGGCTGACTCTTTTTCAGGAAACGTACAACAAAACGCTCTATAAAGAATTGCACCCTAAGGGGCCGAAACGTAATTATGATTTTAGACTTGATGCTCCGGAACGTGGGTGTCAGGCAGGATTTCGTTCGGTAACCATTGGTGCGCTGCTCGGACTGGAGGCAGTATGGCAGCGCGATGCATTTTTTACAGGTCTGCATGCAGGGTACTTACAGGATAACTACCCGGGAACAAGCATTGCTATTTCACCACCGAGAATGCGTCCGCATGTGGGATCATATGAACCTGCATCCATTGTGACGGACAGGAATTTAGTACAGTACGTTCTGGCGCTGCGTATTTTTCTGCATAATGTGGGTATCACTGTATCAACTCGTGAATCTGCATCACTGCGTGATAACATGATGCCGCTTGGTGTTACCAAAATGTCTGCCGGCGTTACCACTGCAGTTGGAGGGCATACGGCTGAAGATAACGGTACCGCGCAATTTGATATCTCAGATCCTCGCAGCGTTGAAGAAATGTGCAGAGCAATTGAATCAAAAGGGTTCCAGCCTGTATTTAAAGATTGGCAACCTTTTTAG
- the thiF gene encoding sulfur carrier protein ThiS adenylyltransferase ThiF has protein sequence MGTHSVLQAGLARYLTPEQMQKLASVTVGIAGCGGLGSNSAFMLARSGIRNFVIVDYDVVDSSNLNRQFFFEDQLGLSKVEVCRANLLRIDNTLTITTHNARITPHTAPQYFAGCDIILEALDSVDGKKMMAELYLSDSRLFVSASGMAGWGEPYMQKRKIRDDAVLVGDFTTDIADHPPMAPKVLMAAAMQADVVLTHILGK, from the coding sequence ATGGGTACTCATTCCGTATTGCAGGCTGGCTTGGCTCGTTATCTTACTCCAGAGCAGATGCAAAAACTTGCTTCTGTGACTGTGGGGATTGCCGGTTGCGGCGGGTTGGGGTCTAACAGTGCCTTTATGTTAGCTCGAAGCGGCATCCGGAACTTTGTCATTGTGGATTATGATGTAGTGGACTCTTCAAATCTGAACAGACAGTTCTTTTTTGAAGATCAGCTTGGGTTGTCAAAAGTTGAAGTGTGCAGGGCTAACCTGCTCCGAATAGACAATACCTTGACCATTACGACACATAATGCTCGGATAACACCACACACCGCACCGCAATACTTTGCCGGCTGTGATATTATTCTTGAAGCTCTGGACAGTGTTGACGGTAAAAAGATGATGGCAGAGTTGTATTTGTCTGATTCGCGTCTGTTTGTCTCAGCTTCCGGTATGGCAGGCTGGGGTGAACCGTATATGCAGAAACGAAAAATTCGTGATGATGCTGTTCTTGTTGGTGATTTTACAACTGATATTGCCGATCATCCGCCTATGGCGCCCAAAGTGCTTATGGCAGCCGCTATGCAGGCAGATGTAGTGCTAACGCATATTTTGGGGAAGTAG
- the thiE gene encoding thiamine phosphate synthase — MNFQEILDTDIYALTDEGLSKGRSNIEVVDAMLKAGIKVLQYREKDKKSGVMLDECLQIRAMTRQAGCKFIVNDYVDIAILCDADGVHVGQEDIPVPKVRQLLGADKIIGLSTHTPEECKRAIELGADYVGVGPIFATQTKKDVCAPVGYEYLEYVTKQHSIPHVAIGGIKLHNIQDVAQHGARCCAIVSEIVGADDITATVLALRKAMASK; from the coding sequence ATGAATTTTCAAGAAATTTTAGATACCGATATCTATGCATTGACCGACGAAGGTTTGTCCAAAGGCCGGTCTAATATTGAAGTGGTTGATGCCATGCTTAAGGCTGGCATTAAAGTTCTTCAATATAGAGAAAAAGACAAAAAATCTGGCGTAATGCTGGATGAATGTTTACAGATTCGTGCCATGACAAGGCAGGCAGGTTGTAAGTTTATTGTTAACGACTATGTAGACATCGCTATTCTATGTGATGCAGACGGCGTACATGTCGGACAAGAAGATATACCAGTACCTAAAGTGCGTCAGCTTCTTGGTGCAGATAAAATTATCGGGCTTTCCACCCACACACCAGAAGAATGTAAGCGTGCTATTGAACTTGGCGCGGACTACGTTGGTGTAGGGCCGATTTTCGCGACCCAGACTAAAAAAGATGTCTGTGCTCCGGTTGGATATGAATATCTTGAGTATGTTACTAAGCAACATAGCATACCGCACGTAGCCATCGGCGGAATCAAGCTGCACAATATTCAGGATGTGGCACAGCACGGTGCCCGTTGCTGTGCAATTGTTTCTGAGATTGTAGGTGCAGATGACATAACTGCAACCGTGCTTGCATTGCGTAAGGCAATGGCCTCCAAGTAA
- a CDS encoding efflux RND transporter periplasmic adaptor subunit: MWRKISFLILILTLVCIEVAHCEKVFVAKAAKRHVHMTGFTRPRTIITVSSEENARCIAVYADVGDVIKPDGVFARLNSIFVDLDIRRNLEKQEAIKSAVTYYSKEAERYRSLIAKDYAAQTTLDALKRDLDSAREEIDALKVEEMILREHKNRHSIVAPVGWRVIERYIEPGELVHDGDELAKIGNFNVLLVSFALTPSELITLQKMDKIELELPELNQKVAARIEYVSPDFDSEMRKIEVELAIDTFPVEKRGGIRADLYLPMEEAKGAIVVPESALVQGYEEAFLIRESGEEVPVIVMGDGYQRGTKRVRSKDISVGERFLTNPPQTGF; the protein is encoded by the coding sequence ATGTGGCGTAAAATTTCCTTTCTTATCCTGATACTCACTCTTGTCTGTATTGAAGTTGCACATTGCGAAAAGGTCTTCGTTGCTAAGGCAGCCAAACGGCATGTGCATATGACAGGCTTTACTCGTCCGCGAACTATTATAACCGTCTCCAGTGAAGAAAATGCTCGATGTATTGCTGTGTATGCTGATGTTGGAGATGTAATTAAACCGGATGGCGTATTTGCACGCCTGAATTCTATATTCGTTGATCTTGATATCCGCCGTAATCTTGAGAAGCAGGAAGCAATTAAAAGTGCTGTTACTTATTATTCAAAAGAAGCTGAAAGGTATCGTTCTCTCATAGCTAAAGACTATGCAGCACAGACTACTCTGGATGCTCTAAAGCGTGATTTAGACTCAGCACGCGAAGAAATAGATGCCCTGAAAGTTGAAGAGATGATTTTGCGGGAGCATAAGAATCGCCATTCTATAGTTGCGCCCGTGGGGTGGCGGGTTATTGAACGGTATATTGAACCGGGAGAATTGGTTCACGACGGTGATGAACTGGCAAAAATTGGTAATTTCAATGTGTTGCTCGTTTCGTTCGCCCTTACTCCTTCCGAACTTATTACGTTGCAAAAAATGGATAAAATTGAACTGGAATTGCCAGAATTAAACCAAAAAGTTGCCGCGCGTATTGAATATGTTTCCCCTGATTTCGATTCCGAGATGCGTAAGATAGAAGTGGAATTAGCTATAGATACATTTCCTGTCGAAAAGCGCGGGGGGATTCGAGCTGATTTGTATCTTCCGATGGAAGAGGCCAAGGGCGCCATCGTTGTACCGGAAAGTGCACTGGTTCAAGGGTACGAAGAAGCATTTCTTATACGGGAGTCAGGTGAAGAAGTTCCGGTTATTGTTATGGGGGATGGATATCAGCGTGGTACCAAGCGTGTGCGTTCCAAAGACATTTCAGTTGGAGAGCGTTTTTTAACGAACCCGCCACAAACTGGCTTTTAG
- a CDS encoding efflux RND transporter permease subunit — translation MRSVIAFTLNQKVLVNLAFLVLMILGVISILTIPVDRMPYVKMGKVHIGAFLPGASPSDVESLVTRKIEDALDSLEQVEYIRSRSYRENSSILVKFIDDSDYHKLYDELRFKVLSIQNDLPADMDPPTFTEIAIDEWLPALNVILVGNRSNRALSLIAEELKNEFSRIPGVKDVRLNGEYSREYHVDLSPAKMTQYKITLEDVRKALLDANVSIPAGDFDAGESEYIVVVDERFRTQSDIENVILRRDNEGSFVRVGDVMTKAQFGYRDPHVITSVNGKDCITIAIMKQSTGNAIAICDTVEQIVQRHKERLSANKVQPVITQDQRVFIDESMNVMGSNLLVGITLVLVIIWIVMGLRNAVITTIGIPFSFLVTMIFMKVTGNSLNEITLFAFVLVAGIIVDDAIVVIENIYRHIQLGEPLKSAVVDGAAEVAVPVISATSTTVAAFLPMLIMSGSTGEFFAQIPIAVSFALASSLLECLLILPLHFYDWPGVKRFAHGYTPPVDQAFMVKLKECAVSILRIFMKHRAKSISVVFIAFLGALFIFGVSVSGTLPLLRIKFFPDNYNIFYVNVEAPAGTSLQEVSRRLKELTVEIDSKGKNVVRAATAFAGFYVNEDYEQVYGSNYGTINVELPEINSRVFADYPTNDPIAHLSTMRKEMTAYAHKHWGDRWIVRVRAESDGPPTGKDLTIRVMGGDTLNVDLLTRDVWNYLKTNKEFSQYLVDLRPDTGYPNRIVRFIPDEMQVSQYELTPRLVARMAGSILDGALVGEFRADDEDIDLRMQVDKRFLRSPEDALNIPVIEENMGPIRLGDLVKIETYTEPGQFNRFQGERAITLSANIQPGAPFSPPYVVNKIIKYYSTVRTKYPGATLNFAGEYESTQKSYSSLMFAFLIALLIIYMILATQFNSYVQPLIILSAVVFALIGVVYGVFLTRTLFTINSFIATVGVTGVVVNDSLVLIAFLNNLYKSGMHRDDVVYEGVRVRLRPILLTTLTTTLGLLPMAVGIPYYSLNWGTMAATFVAGLCTATLLTLFIVPVLWHIFIGMHERITKSDAMEK, via the coding sequence ATGCGTTCTGTAATTGCATTTACTCTGAATCAGAAGGTGCTGGTTAACCTTGCCTTTCTCGTGCTTATGATTCTTGGTGTCATAAGTATTTTAACTATTCCAGTAGACAGGATGCCGTATGTGAAAATGGGAAAGGTGCATATAGGTGCCTTTCTTCCCGGTGCATCCCCTTCTGATGTTGAATCTCTTGTGACAAGGAAAATTGAAGATGCGCTGGATAGTCTGGAGCAGGTTGAATACATCCGTTCCCGTTCATATCGAGAAAACAGCTCCATTCTGGTAAAGTTTATTGATGATTCAGATTATCATAAATTGTACGACGAACTGCGTTTTAAGGTGCTGTCTATTCAGAATGATTTACCAGCGGATATGGATCCGCCCACGTTTACTGAGATTGCCATTGATGAATGGCTGCCTGCTCTTAATGTTATCCTTGTAGGCAATAGATCCAACAGAGCATTAAGCCTTATTGCTGAAGAATTGAAAAATGAGTTTTCCCGTATCCCCGGTGTCAAGGATGTGCGGTTGAATGGTGAGTATTCGCGCGAATACCATGTCGACTTATCTCCTGCTAAAATGACCCAATACAAGATTACGCTGGAAGATGTGCGCAAGGCATTGTTGGATGCGAACGTTTCAATTCCTGCGGGTGATTTTGATGCAGGAGAATCTGAATACATTGTGGTTGTGGACGAACGATTCCGTACACAGTCAGATATAGAAAATGTCATCTTACGCCGGGATAACGAGGGATCGTTTGTTCGAGTTGGTGATGTAATGACCAAGGCGCAGTTTGGATATCGTGACCCTCATGTCATTACTTCCGTTAATGGAAAAGATTGTATTACGATTGCTATTATGAAGCAGAGTACGGGGAATGCAATTGCCATATGTGATACGGTTGAACAGATTGTTCAGAGGCACAAAGAACGACTTTCTGCAAACAAAGTGCAACCCGTAATTACTCAGGATCAGAGAGTATTTATTGATGAATCCATGAATGTGATGGGTTCTAACCTGCTCGTAGGTATTACGCTTGTACTGGTCATTATCTGGATAGTTATGGGGTTGCGGAATGCCGTCATTACAACCATAGGTATTCCGTTTTCTTTTTTGGTTACGATGATCTTTATGAAGGTCACCGGCAATTCACTGAATGAGATCACCTTGTTTGCATTTGTTCTTGTAGCAGGGATTATTGTTGATGACGCTATTGTGGTAATCGAAAATATTTACAGACATATTCAGCTTGGTGAGCCGTTGAAATCAGCTGTTGTCGACGGGGCTGCGGAAGTGGCTGTGCCGGTTATTTCTGCAACAAGCACTACGGTCGCGGCATTTTTACCCATGCTCATAATGTCTGGTTCAACAGGGGAATTTTTCGCTCAGATCCCGATAGCGGTTAGCTTTGCCCTTGCATCTTCTCTTTTGGAGTGCCTTTTGATTCTTCCCTTGCATTTTTATGATTGGCCGGGAGTAAAACGGTTTGCCCATGGATATACTCCACCAGTTGATCAAGCCTTTATGGTTAAACTGAAAGAATGTGCGGTTTCGATACTGCGTATATTCATGAAGCATCGTGCAAAGAGCATCAGCGTTGTTTTTATAGCGTTTCTTGGTGCACTATTTATTTTTGGGGTATCGGTTTCCGGAACACTTCCACTTCTTCGAATCAAGTTTTTTCCCGATAACTACAATATTTTTTATGTAAATGTAGAAGCTCCGGCAGGCACTTCTCTTCAGGAGGTGTCCCGTAGATTGAAAGAATTAACCGTTGAAATTGATTCTAAAGGGAAAAATGTTGTACGAGCCGCTACCGCGTTCGCCGGTTTTTATGTGAATGAAGATTACGAGCAGGTGTACGGCTCAAATTACGGAACTATCAACGTAGAGCTTCCTGAGATTAACTCAAGAGTGTTTGCGGATTACCCGACGAATGACCCGATTGCACATCTCAGCACAATGCGGAAAGAGATGACGGCCTATGCGCATAAGCATTGGGGCGATCGCTGGATTGTACGGGTTCGGGCGGAATCGGATGGACCGCCTACCGGAAAAGACCTGACTATTCGAGTTATGGGGGGTGATACACTTAACGTTGATCTGCTTACCCGTGATGTCTGGAACTATCTGAAGACAAATAAAGAATTTTCACAATACCTGGTGGATTTGAGGCCGGACACTGGCTATCCAAACAGGATTGTGCGTTTTATTCCGGATGAAATGCAAGTTTCACAATACGAATTGACTCCAAGGCTTGTGGCTCGCATGGCTGGTTCTATTCTGGATGGGGCTCTTGTGGGCGAATTCAGAGCGGATGATGAAGACATAGACTTACGGATGCAAGTGGATAAGCGTTTTTTGCGTTCACCGGAAGATGCATTGAATATTCCTGTAATAGAAGAGAATATGGGGCCTATCCGTCTTGGTGATCTTGTAAAAATTGAGACATACACCGAGCCGGGGCAGTTTAACAGATTTCAGGGAGAGCGTGCCATCACTCTGTCTGCAAATATACAGCCGGGAGCTCCATTTTCACCGCCATATGTCGTAAATAAGATTATAAAATATTATTCAACGGTGCGTACAAAATATCCCGGTGCAACGTTAAATTTCGCTGGTGAGTATGAATCAACCCAGAAGTCATATTCATCTCTTATGTTTGCCTTTCTTATTGCTCTGCTTATTATTTATATGATTTTAGCAACCCAGTTTAATTCATATGTTCAGCCACTAATTATTCTTTCAGCAGTGGTTTTTGCCCTTATTGGTGTTGTGTATGGCGTATTTCTTACGCGGACGTTATTTACCATCAACAGCTTTATCGCGACTGTCGGGGTAACCGGAGTTGTTGTTAACGACTCTCTTGTGCTTATTGCCTTTCTTAATAATCTGTATAAGAGCGGCATGCACAGGGATGACGTTGTATATGAGGGCGTGCGTGTGCGTTTGCGTCCTATTCTGCTGACGACGCTTACAACAACGTTGGGGCTATTGCCGATGGCTGTCGGTATTCCGTATTATTCTCTTAACTGGGGTACCATGGCGGCTACCTTTGTTGCGGGGTTATGTACCGCCACGTTGCTTACACTCTTTATAGTTCCTGTCCTGTGGCATATCTTTATAGGTATGCACGAGCGAATTACAAAATCTGATGCTATGGAGAAATGA
- a CDS encoding zinc-binding alcohol dehydrogenase family protein, with protein MLQILARGGGDAINEETFSEKLGTVPTPHGHEILVKVQATSINPLDTKLRMRTPSSEQIVLGYDTSGIVVDKGDEVTHYKKGDHIYFMGQAKYAGSFAQYQLADARTVAFAPKNCSEAETATFPVATFTAYDALFNRLEYISAANANTEKTILIIGGAGGVGSMAIQLAKWAGLTVIATASREETADWCRDMGADYVINHHNNMMEQIRELDMHWVNSIFCTTHLSDHWGTMSELIEPQGAIVLIDDPAGPLDLRLFKTKSVRICWEFALVRTMYDTPDLQMQGFILAKIAQLIDSFQIRSPLTETLYGLTAKNIQKAHLRQESNTMVGKQAIIISP; from the coding sequence ATGCTTCAAATACTAGCACGAGGCGGCGGAGATGCCATCAATGAAGAGACATTCTCCGAGAAATTAGGGACCGTCCCAACCCCTCATGGGCACGAAATCCTTGTAAAAGTACAGGCAACCTCGATTAATCCCCTTGATACTAAATTACGGATGCGCACTCCAAGTTCCGAGCAAATAGTTCTCGGATACGATACAAGTGGAATAGTTGTTGATAAGGGCGACGAGGTTACACACTACAAAAAAGGTGACCACATCTACTTCATGGGACAGGCAAAGTACGCTGGATCATTCGCGCAATATCAGCTGGCAGACGCGCGCACAGTTGCCTTTGCTCCCAAAAACTGCTCAGAAGCTGAAACAGCGACATTTCCTGTAGCTACGTTTACGGCGTACGACGCCCTCTTTAACAGACTTGAATACATATCAGCAGCTAACGCAAACACAGAAAAAACTATTCTTATCATTGGCGGTGCTGGCGGCGTAGGATCCATGGCAATTCAGTTAGCAAAATGGGCTGGACTGACTGTTATTGCAACAGCATCTCGAGAAGAAACCGCAGACTGGTGTAGGGATATGGGTGCTGACTACGTAATAAACCATCACAATAACATGATGGAACAGATACGCGAACTGGACATGCATTGGGTGAACTCTATCTTTTGCACAACCCACCTCAGTGATCATTGGGGGACAATGTCTGAACTAATTGAACCGCAAGGCGCCATCGTTCTCATAGACGACCCTGCTGGCCCATTGGACCTTCGGCTGTTCAAAACAAAATCTGTCCGCATTTGCTGGGAATTTGCACTGGTGCGCACCATGTACGACACACCTGATTTACAGATGCAGGGCTTTATTCTTGCTAAAATTGCTCAGCTAATTGACTCGTTCCAAATTCGTTCACCACTTACAGAAACACTCTATGGCCTGACCGCAAAAAATATTCAAAAAGCTCATCTGAGGCAAGAATCGAATACCATGGTGGGAAAACAGGCTATCATCATTTCTCCATAG